One stretch of Lucilia cuprina isolate Lc7/37 chromosome 6, ASM2204524v1, whole genome shotgun sequence DNA includes these proteins:
- the LOC111691261 gene encoding NADH dehydrogenase [ubiquinone] 1 beta subcomplex subunit 7, with amino-acid sequence MGNAYMRATHPDTMPGPDCVPTFDPLLGAPNRKERVMKATKEEMVSAKLPLADRDYCADKLLKYRACRSDVFPWLYKCHHEKHEYMTCEYEDYVLRMKEFERERRLLERQKRLDAAA; translated from the coding sequence atgggTAATGCATATATGCGTGCAACTCATCCTGACACCATGCCAGGACCCGACTGTGTACCCACATTCGATCCTCTCTTGGGTGCACCAAATCGCAAAGAACGTGTCATGAAAGCGACCAAAGAAGAAATGGTATCTGCCAAACTGCCATTAGCCGATCGTGACTATTGTGCcgataaattattgaaatatcgTGCCTGCCGTTCTGATGTATTCCCCTGGTTGTACAAATGTCATCATGAGAAACATGAATACATGACCTGTGAGTATGAGGACTATGTATTGCGTATGAAGGAGTTCGAACGTGAGAGAAGATTGTTGGAACGCCAAAAGCGTTTGGATGCAGCTGCCTAA
- the LOC111691258 gene encoding endoplasmic reticulum metallopeptidase 1-like translates to MALAKDKSRRVGWYYAPAFLLFWFVLFFAIVLPVFYHLPKGLTVDNEHQHQGKFIAERAERILFDFDMIGPKVTGSFANENRTVQLLHDEVEKIRSVMHNDLYEMEVDVQVVSGAYMHWSMINMYRSLQNFVVKLSCKNSTSNNYLLINSHFDSKPGSPGSGDDGAMVVVMLEILRVIATNRETFQHPIVFLFNGAEENPLQASHGFITQHKWAKNCRALINLDSAGSGHREILFQSGPNHPWLMKYYNKHAVKPYATSVGEELFEAKVIPSDTDFRIFRDFGHVPGLDFAHFYNGYVYHTKFDKYDVIPRGTLQNTGNNILSLAKALANAPEMEDTKQHAEGHSVFYDFLGLFFVYYTETQGKIINTCISVIVLIAVGVSLWFMAAISYISIGKLLRTYALILVLHIVGLGLAMGLPLLMAVMFDSGDRSMTWFTSKWLVFGLYVCPALVGLALPSLLYLSFSRNDKLRKNFKIQLIQHAHALLMSVICIVATFMGLRSSYMFMIPLFFYGLTLILNLITTLHRRGNFWCILIILGQILPFLYAAYIFLILNSTLMPMMGRSGSGYNPDLLISAICGMGTILCMGFVMPMWNMFRRSKVLLLCVLLITFIFAMIAISPIGFPYRPKTNVGRVNFMNVRRVFYEYDGSVSRNESGYYFDFQDRRMHHPIEETIDLSDMESVAEDCEDYMMCGFPLFNHRMVKARNTGRWLPTKEPAELPATPTLKLLNKTFNAANNTARFEFELSGPPHMSIFVLPVEGVTIVDWSFLKELLDDYQAPYHIYLTYGKLHTPLKFYFDLKLNNKPLDKPLFELGISGHYVSFEYPRGKHAQEFIKQFPDYIFVMEWPSSYERYVY, encoded by the exons ATGGCCTTGGCTAAGGACAAAAGCCGTAGAGTAGGCTGGTATTATGCTCCTGCTTTTCTACTcttttggtttgttttattctttgcCATCGTACTGCCAGTATTCTATCATTTACCCAAAGGTCTAACAGTGGATAATGAACATCAACATCAGGGCAAATTTATAGCAGAAAGAGCTGAAcgtattttatttgattttgataTGATTGGACCCAAAGTAACGGGTAGTTTTGCCAATGAAAATCGTACAGTACAGCTATTACATGATGAGGTGGAAAAAATACGCAGTGTTATGCATAATGATTTATATGAAATGGAAGTGGATGTACAGGTGGTATCTGGAGCTTATATGCATTGGTCCATGATAAACATGTATAGgtctttgcaaaattttgtagtGAAATTGAGTTGTAAAAATTCAACTTCAAATAATTATCTTTTGATAAATAGTCACTTCGATTCGAAACCAGGAAGTCCAG gtTCTGGTGATGATGGTGCTATGGTTGTGGTTATGCTAGAGATTTTACGTGTTATAGCCACTAATCGGGAAACTTTTCAACATCCCATTGTATTTCTATTCAATGGTGCTGAAGAAAATCCTTTACAAGCCTCTCATGGTTTTATAACACAACATAAATGGGCCAAAAATTGCAg AGCCTTAATCAATTTAGATTCAGCGGGCAGTGGTCATAGAGAAATTCTATTTCAATCTGGTCCCAATCATCCCTGGCTAATGAAG TACTACAACAAACATGCTGTTAAACCCTATGCCACCTCGGTGGGTGAAGAACTATTTGAGGCCAAAGTTATACCCTCCGATACTGATTTTAGAATATTTCGAGATTTTGGTCATGTGCCTG gtTTGGATTTTGCTCATTTCTATAATGGTTATGTTTATCATACGAAATTCGATAAATATGATGTTATACCTCGGGGAACTTTACAAAATACTGGCAACAATATTTTAAGTCTTGCCAAAGCTTTGGCTAATGCTCCCGAAATGGAAGATACTAAG CAACATGCCGAAGGACATTCCGTATTTTATGATTTCCTGGGTCTATTCTTTGTCTACTATACCGAGACTCAgggtaaaattataaatacttgTATTTCTGTAATAGTTTTGATAGCCGTGGGTGTGTCTCTATGGTTTATGGCTGCTATTTCTTACATATCCATTGGCAAGTTATTAAGAACTTATGCTTTAATATTGGTTTTACATATAGTGGGCCTAGGGTTGGCTATGGGTTTACCCCTTTTAATGGCGGTAATGTTTGATAGTGGAGATCGTTCTATGACTTGGTTTACCAGTAAATGGCTGGTATTTGGTTTATATGTTTGTCCTGCTTTGGTTGGTTTGGCTTTACCAAGTTTattgtatttaagtttttccagaaat GATAAATtgcgtaaaaattttaaaattcaattaatccAGCATGCTCATGCCTTGTTAATGTCAGTTATATGTATAGTGGCGACTTTTATGGGTTTACGCAGCTCTTATATGTTTATGATTCCTTTGTTTTTCTATggtttaactttaattttgaaTCTCATTACAACTTTACATAGACGTG GCAACTTTTggtgtattttaataattttaggtCAAATTTTACCTTTTCTTTATGCTGCCtatattttcttgattttaaatagcactTTAATGCCTATGATGGGTCGTTCTGGTTCCGGTTATAATCCAGATTTATTAATTAGTGCCATCTGCGGTATGGGCACAATACTGTGCATGGGTTTTGTG ATGCCTATGTGGAATATGTTCCGTCGTTctaaagttttacttttatgtgttttgttgataacatttatttttgccATGATTGCTATATCGCCCATCGGTTTCCCCTACAGACCCAAAACAAATGTTGGAAGAGTGAATTTTATG AACGTACGTCGTGTATTTTACGAATATGACGGTTCGGTAAGCCGCAATGAGTCCGGCTACTACTTTGATTTCCAAGACAGACGCATGCATCATCCCATCGAAGAAACAATAGATCTTAGTGACATGGAATCTGTAGCAGAAGATTGTGAAGACTATATGATGTGTGGTTTTCCACTATTCAATCATCGCATGGTTAAGGCACGCAATACAGGAAGATGGTTACCAACCAAAGAACCAGCTGAATTACCGGCTACTCCCacacttaaattattaaataaaacttttaatgccGCTAATAATACTGCTAGGTTTGAGTTCGAATTAAGTGGACCACCCCACATGAGCATATTTGTATTGCCCGTAGAAGGTGTGACAATTGTAGATTGGTCTTTTCTTAAAGAATTATTAGACGATTATCAAGCACCTTATCATATATATCTAACCTATGGTAAATTACACACaccattaaaattctattttgatTTAAAG TTAAACAATAAACCATTAGATAAACCTTTATTCGAATTGGGTATATCCGGCCATTATGTTAGCTTTGAATATCCACGCGGTAAACATGCTcaagaatttattaaacaatttcccGATTATATATTCGTTATGGAATGGCCCAGTTCTTATGAACGTTATGTATATTAG
- the LOC111691257 gene encoding endoplasmic reticulum metallopeptidase 1 yields the protein MGFKSKYHIDVDFEVPKKINWYYAPIFGAFWFILYLSVVVSQIDHLPTALNRKDEEKHTDRFIAERAELVLIGLARIGPKVVGSVANEVTAVEFLLNEIAKIQQQASDYFEFEVDVQEATGNYMHWSMVNMYQSIQNVVVKMSAKNSTSNHYLLINSHYDSVPGSSGAGDDGSMVAVMLEVMRVLAKSQGPLKHPIVFLFNGAEENPLQASHAFITQHKWADNCKALVNLDAAGNGGREILFQSGPENPWLMRYYRNVPHPFATTLGEEMFQAGFIPSDTDFRIFRDFGSVPGLDMAYMFNGYVYHTEYDRVNIVPKESLQNTGDNVLVLAKGIANAPEMDDPENPDNTEGHVVFYDFMGWFIVFYTESTGVIINVVVCVIAVAAIGVSLFFMSARSGLSWLAVLKRYAIAFAIQMVSLCLAAGLTALIAFFLDGVGRSMTWYSEYWLLIGLFYCPMFFGMAILPACYLEKTKRDTLSLGFRIQLFMHSHCLFLIILTIVLTSMGIRSSFMCMMAVLFDIAALIINLITKWHRKAYWFAIAAMICQILPFLYYTSIAYALYITFIPMTGRQGSESIPDLFMAGIAVFMTVQFAGVIMPLFLFFRKTRTIICTFLLITIVTIIIAVTPAGFPYKPKTAAQRFQLLHASRTLHDANGNVRLNQAGVYVYPQDRRIDSVDEYIKDIGEKHKVSEYCEADMFCGMPLYNHRWHKARENSFWIPIDEFPILPGSKPQLTLKSLTDSDTPSQKRFEFELQGPDHMTIFIDVKDEANIINWSFNETMIKEKWQPPYFIYFSYGKDSRALVFTIDVEKSSENFNTPTLEIGIGGHWIHHDTQRTEKYQKLIDGFPEHTTISDWVASYESWLF from the exons GTGCTGAATTGGTGTTGATAGGTTTAGCGCGTATCGGTCCCAAAGTGGTGGGCAGTGTGGCCAATGAAGTCACAGCAGTggagtttttattaaatgaaattgccaaaatacaacaacaggctagtgattattttgaatttgaagTTGATGTACAGGAAGCCACTGGCAACTATATGCATTGGTCCATGGTCAATATGTATCAGTCTATACAAAATGTGGTGGTTAAAATGAGTGCCAAAAATTCGACTAGTAATCATTATCTATTGATTAACAGTCATTATGATAGTGTACCTGGTAGTTCGGGTGCTGGTGATGATGGTTCTATGGTGGCTGTTATGTTGGAAGTTATGAGGGTTCTTGCAAAGTCTCAGGGCCCTTTAAAACATCCTatagtgtttttgtttaatggTGCGGAAGAAAATCCTTTACAGGCCTCTCATGCTTTTATAACACAACATAAATGGGCCGATAATTGCAA agcTTTGGTGAATTTGGATGCTGCTGGCAATGGTGGCCgtgaaattttgtttcaatCTGGTCCTGAAAATCCCTGGTTAATGAGATATTATCGTAATGTTCCCCATCCTTTTGCTACAACATTGGGCGAGGAAATGTTTCAGGCTGGTTTTATACCTTCCGATACCGACTTTCGTATATTCCGTGATTTTGGCTCTGTTCCTg gtCTCGATATGGCTTACATGTTTAATGGTTATGTATATCATACCGAATACGATCGTGTTAACATTGTGCCCAAAGAATCTTTGCAAAATACTGGTGATAACGTTTTAGTTCTAGCCAAGGGCATAGCAAATGCCCCAGAAATGGATGATCCTGAAAATCCG GACAATACCGAAGGACATGTTGTATTCTACGATTTCATGGGTTGGTTCATAGTATTTTATACCGAAAGCACGGGTGTTATTATCAATGTGGTAGTGTGTGTCATAGCAGTGGCTGCTATAGGCGTTTCCCTATTCTTTATGTCCGCCAGATCGGGTCTGTCATGGCTGGCTGTTTTAAAACGTTATGCTATTGCCTTTGCCATACAAATGGTTTCATTGTGTTTGGCAGCAGGTTTAACTGCTTTAATAGCTTTCTTTCTGGATGGTGTAGGACGTTCTATGACTTGGTATTCGGAATATTGGTTGCTAATTGGTTTATTCTATTGTCCCATGTTCTTCGGTATGGCCATATTGCCAGCATGCTATTTGGAAAAGACTAAAAGG GATACCCTCAGTTTGGGTTTTCGCATCCAGTTGTTTATGCACTCccattgtttgtttttgattatcCTAACTATAGTTCTCACCAGTATGGGCATACGCTCCTCGTTTATGTGCATGATGGCGGTTCTATTCGATATTGCtgctttaattattaatttaattactaaATGGCATCGTAAAGCCTATTGGTTTGCTATAGCTGCTATGATTTGCCAGATCTTACCTTTCCTTTACTATACGTCGATAGCTTATGCTTTATATATAACCTTCATACCCATGACTGGTCGCCAGGGTTCTGAGTCTATTCCCGATTTGTTTATGGCTGGTATAGCGGTGTTCATGACTGTGCAATTTGCCGGTGTTATC ATGCCTCTCTTTTTGTTCTTCCGTAAGACTCGCACAATCATTTGCACATTCCTGCTGATAACAATAGTGACCATAATTATTGCTGTTACACCAGCCGGCTTTCCCTATAAACCAAAAACTGCTGCCCAAAGATTTCAATTACTG CATGCTTCACGTACTCTGCATGATGCCAATGGCAATGTGAGACTTAATCAAGCGGGAGTATATGTTTATCCTCAAGATCGTCGTATAGATAGTGTAGAtg AGTACATTAAGGATATCGGTGAAAAACATAAAGTAAGCGAATATTGTGAAGCGGACATGTTTTGCGGTATGCCCCTATACAATCACAGATGGCATAAAGCTAG AGAAAACAGTTTCTGGATACCTATCGATGAATTTCCCATACTACCGGGCTCTAAACCCCAACTGACCTTAAAATCTCTCACTGATTCAGACACGCCCAGCCAAAAACGTTTTGAGTTTGAATTACAAGGACCAGATCATATGACCATTTTTATAGATGTAAAAGATGAAGCAAATATAATCAATTGGTCCTTTAATGAAACCATGATTAAAGAAAAATGGCAACCaccttattttatttacttttcctATGGCAAAGACAGTCGAGCCTTAGTCTTTACAATAGATGTAGAG AAATCATCTGAAAACTTTAATACTCCTACTTTAGAAATAGGCATTGGTGGCCATTGGATACATCACGATACTCAGCGTacggaaaaatatcaaaaacttaTTGATGGTTTTCCAGAACATACCACTATTAGCGATTGGGTAGCCTCCTACGAAAGTTGGTTGTTCTAA
- the LOC111691265 gene encoding trafficking protein particle complex subunit 2-like protein translates to MAVCISIIGKDNAPLYLSTTDMDKELELQYRVHAALDVIEEKCQPVAKGTPESKEVYLGQLYSTETHKIYGYVTNSKIKFILVIDSGNIALRENEVRAMFRNLHMLYTDAVCNPFYLPGEPLNSKKFDRSIQKLMSGSI, encoded by the exons atggcTGTTTGCATTTCAATAATTGGCAAGGAT AACGCCCCTCTTTACTTGTCCACCACGGATATGGACAAGGAATTGGAGTTGCAGTATCGTGTACATGCTGCTCTCGATGTTATTGAAGAGAAATGTCAACCGGTTGCTAAGGGCACACCGGAAAGTAAGGAAGTTTATTTGGGACAATTATATTCGACGGAGACACACAAAAT TTATGGTTATGTGACaaatagtaaaattaaatttatactgGTTATAGATTCGGGAAATATCGCCTTAAGAGAAAATGAAGTTAGAGCG ATGTTTCGTAATCTTCATATGCTTTACACTGATGCTGTTTGTAATCCATTTTACTTACCCGGTGAACCGCTCAACTCCAA AAAATTCGATCGTTCTATACAAAAACTTATGAGTGgtagtatttaa